A DNA window from bacterium contains the following coding sequences:
- a CDS encoding Nramp family divalent metal transporter: MSSLLSRLKTQTSPAWTRFLLFLSVMGPGLITANVDNDAGGITTYSQAGAHFGLHVLWIFIPMTITLIMIQEMSNRMGVVTGKGLSDLIRETFGVRWTFYLMVALLLTNFGNVVAEFSGIAAAGELFGISKYISVPLAALLVWGLVLKANYATIERVFLVAVLFYVAYIIAGVQAHPDWQAVGAALITPDLSGGFPYLLMIIGVIGTTIAPWMQFYQQASVVEKEIPLKLYKYSRIDTIVGGVGVSVIALFIVVTCAQTIHPLGIVIEEAAQAAQALAPAAGEFAAILFGLGLLNASLFGASILPISTSYTICEALGWESGVKYKFDEAKQFYIIYTSLIVLGAAFVLIPGLPLIRVMFLSQVVNGVLLPFILIPMLIMVNKKSLMDEYVNGPLYNIICWLMVVVISGLSLVYFGSLLFA; the protein is encoded by the coding sequence ATGTCCTCCCTGCTCTCCAGATTGAAAACTCAAACCTCGCCCGCCTGGACGAGGTTTTTGTTGTTCCTTTCGGTGATGGGACCGGGGCTGATCACGGCGAACGTTGATAACGACGCAGGCGGCATCACGACCTACTCGCAGGCCGGCGCGCATTTCGGACTGCATGTACTGTGGATCTTCATTCCGATGACGATCACGCTGATCATGATTCAGGAGATGTCCAATCGCATGGGCGTGGTGACGGGCAAAGGACTCTCCGATCTGATTCGCGAGACGTTCGGCGTGCGCTGGACCTTCTATCTGATGGTCGCGCTTCTGCTGACCAATTTCGGCAACGTCGTCGCTGAGTTCTCGGGAATCGCCGCGGCCGGTGAACTGTTCGGCATTTCGAAGTACATCTCCGTGCCGCTCGCCGCGCTGCTTGTGTGGGGCTTGGTGTTGAAGGCGAACTATGCGACGATTGAGCGCGTGTTCCTTGTAGCAGTTCTGTTTTATGTGGCCTACATCATTGCCGGAGTGCAGGCGCATCCCGATTGGCAGGCGGTCGGCGCGGCGCTGATCACGCCTGATCTTTCCGGTGGGTTTCCCTACTTGCTGATGATTATCGGCGTGATCGGCACGACCATCGCGCCGTGGATGCAATTCTATCAGCAGGCGAGTGTGGTCGAGAAGGAGATTCCGCTCAAGCTCTACAAGTACTCGCGGATAGACACGATTGTCGGCGGCGTCGGCGTGAGCGTGATCGCGCTGTTCATCGTCGTAACTTGCGCGCAGACGATTCATCCATTGGGGATTGTGATTGAAGAGGCCGCACAAGCCGCGCAGGCGCTGGCCCCGGCGGCCGGAGAATTCGCAGCGATTCTGTTCGGATTAGGCTTGCTGAATGCAAGTCTATTCGGCGCTTCGATCCTGCCGATCTCGACATCGTACACGATTTGCGAGGCGTTAGGCTGGGAGTCGGGAGTCAAATACAAGTTCGATGAGGCCAAGCAATTCTACATAATCTACACGTCGCTGATTGTGCTCGGCGCGGCCTTCGTGTTGATTCCCGGACTGCCGCTGATTCGCGTCATGTTTTTGTCGCAGGTGGTCAACGGCGTCCTGCTGCCGTTCATTCTAATTCCCATGTTGATCATGGTGAACAAGAAGTCGCTGATGGATGAATACGTCAACGGCCCGCTATACAATATCATCTGCTGGCTGATGGTCGTCGTCATCAGCGGTCTGTCGCTGGTCTATTTCGGGAGCCTGCTATTCGCATAG
- a CDS encoding DEAD/DEAH box helicase, with product MTKEKDKDKEILAVHTAFEQFNLDERLLRAVAFMGYERPTPIQDQAIPVALAGRDLMGAAQTGTGKTAAFGLPILQRVLTGKYERPVALILSPTRELAVQIEDAVKKYAKYTKLRILAVYGGVGYGPQLEGLKKGPDIIVATPGRLLDHVSKGALHLDTIQTLVLDEADRMLDMGFLPDVRRIIARVPKERQTMLFSATFPAEVLKLSKEILVNPATVTIGTRGSAARGLTHTAYPVPAHLKPDLLTELLYEVSSPAVLVFTRTKHRADRIQKMLSQKKFEVASLHSDRTQKQRMAALDGFKQGKHNVLVATDIAARGIDVTGITHVINYDLPATPEDYVHRTGRTARAERLGDAISLVAPDEEILLREIERHLGHGMTRAALNHFDYMVPAPEKANSLQKTSGTVGPQKKTFTSSHRRPSIPRKMGR from the coding sequence GTGACGAAAGAAAAAGACAAAGACAAAGAGATTCTCGCGGTGCACACGGCGTTCGAGCAATTCAATCTCGACGAGCGGTTGCTGCGCGCGGTAGCATTCATGGGCTATGAGCGCCCGACGCCGATTCAGGATCAGGCGATCCCGGTGGCGCTGGCGGGCCGCGACCTGATGGGCGCGGCGCAAACGGGAACGGGTAAGACGGCGGCCTTCGGTCTGCCGATATTGCAGCGCGTGCTCACCGGGAAATACGAGCGTCCTGTGGCGCTGATCCTCTCTCCGACGCGCGAATTGGCGGTGCAGATTGAAGACGCGGTAAAGAAATACGCGAAGTACACGAAGCTGCGCATTCTGGCGGTCTACGGCGGTGTGGGCTACGGCCCGCAGTTGGAGGGCTTGAAGAAGGGACCGGATATTATCGTCGCCACGCCGGGACGATTGCTGGACCATGTTTCGAAGGGAGCGCTGCATCTGGACACGATTCAGACGCTGGTTCTCGACGAAGCGGACCGCATGCTCGACATGGGCTTCCTGCCCGACGTGCGGCGCATCATCGCGCGCGTCCCGAAGGAACGGCAGACGATGCTCTTCTCGGCGACGTTCCCGGCGGAAGTGTTGAAGCTCTCTAAAGAGATTCTGGTGAATCCGGCGACGGTAACGATCGGCACGCGTGGCAGCGCGGCGCGCGGCTTGACGCACACCGCCTACCCGGTGCCCGCGCATTTGAAACCCGATCTGCTGACGGAATTGCTTTACGAAGTGAGTTCACCGGCGGTGCTGGTGTTCACGCGCACAAAGCATCGCGCCGACCGGATACAGAAGATGCTCTCGCAGAAGAAATTTGAAGTGGCGAGTCTGCACAGCGACCGCACGCAGAAGCAGCGCATGGCCGCGCTGGACGGTTTCAAGCAGGGCAAACACAATGTGCTCGTGGCTACGGATATCGCCGCCCGCGGTATTGACGTGACGGGGATCACGCATGTGATCAATTACGATCTGCCCGCGACGCCGGAAGATTACGTGCACCGCACGGGTCGCACGGCGCGCGCCGAACGGTTAGGCGACGCTATTTCGCTGGTCGCGCCGGACGAGGAGATTTTGCTGCGTGAAATCGAGCGACATCTCGGTCACGGCATGACGCGCGCCGCGCTGAATCATTTTGACTACATGGTTCCCGCGCCGGAGAAGGCCAACAGTCTGCAGAAGACCAGCGGCACCGTCGGTCCGCAGAAGAAGACGTTCACCTCTTCGCATCGCCGTCCCAGCATCCCGAGAAAAATGGGACGATGA
- a CDS encoding magnesium transporter has product MRHPEELVYLSSMLGRPAYSRTLGTGMGKVWDVVAQVTEMFPEVKGLVLRNGGRLVLYPATGQEYFDLLQTRRLKVDEHKIVPLELGADDMSVRDMLWDRQIVDVEGAKVVRVNDVQLLIGERQWVVHVDVGLSGLARRLGYEHALRRAGKLVGRKLEDELISWKYVQPVSDSQGAPGPVRLKIGAQRLKELHPGEIADILEELDHGQRQAMVAAMDPETAAEALEETDYDVQKAIFESLEPERAADILEEMEPSIAADLLSDLDETASEQIIQNFEYEDERAEVAELMTYEEETAGALMTTDYLELSEDQTVEDALALLRSNAEEIEAYYYVYVHDDDGVLLGAVSLRSLLTTDPALQLGNILSGRLISVAPDTGLHEIAELFLTYNFLFIPVVDDKGVQKGVVSFKDSLDELMPTLYKTWKKDT; this is encoded by the coding sequence ATGCGCCATCCCGAAGAATTGGTCTATCTGTCCTCGATGCTTGGCCGACCGGCCTATTCCCGGACGTTAGGGACGGGTATGGGCAAAGTCTGGGATGTCGTGGCGCAGGTGACCGAGATGTTCCCGGAAGTCAAGGGGCTGGTGCTGCGCAACGGCGGTCGGCTGGTGCTTTACCCGGCCACGGGGCAGGAGTACTTTGACCTGCTTCAGACACGGCGGCTGAAGGTTGACGAGCACAAGATTGTGCCGTTGGAGCTGGGGGCGGATGACATGTCCGTGCGGGACATGCTGTGGGACCGACAGATTGTGGATGTTGAGGGGGCTAAGGTGGTGCGGGTGAACGACGTGCAGCTCTTGATCGGCGAGCGGCAGTGGGTCGTGCATGTGGACGTGGGGCTGTCGGGGCTGGCGCGGCGGTTGGGCTACGAACATGCCTTGCGGCGGGCCGGGAAGCTGGTTGGCCGGAAGCTCGAAGACGAGCTGATCTCGTGGAAGTACGTGCAGCCGGTGAGTGATTCGCAGGGTGCTCCCGGTCCGGTTCGGCTGAAGATCGGCGCTCAACGTCTGAAAGAGCTGCACCCCGGCGAGATCGCGGACATTCTCGAGGAGCTCGATCACGGGCAGCGGCAGGCGATGGTTGCGGCCATGGATCCCGAGACGGCTGCGGAAGCGCTTGAAGAGACTGATTACGACGTGCAGAAGGCGATTTTCGAGAGCCTTGAGCCGGAGCGTGCGGCGGACATTCTCGAAGAGATGGAGCCGTCCATCGCGGCGGACCTGTTGTCGGACCTGGACGAGACGGCGTCCGAGCAGATTATTCAGAATTTTGAGTACGAAGATGAGCGGGCCGAAGTGGCCGAACTCATGACGTACGAAGAAGAGACGGCCGGTGCGTTAATGACGACCGACTATCTTGAACTGTCGGAAGATCAGACCGTGGAAGACGCGCTCGCTCTCCTGCGCAGCAATGCCGAAGAGATAGAAGCGTACTACTACGTTTACGTGCACGACGACGACGGCGTGCTGTTGGGCGCGGTGTCATTGCGCAGTCTGCTCACGACCGACCCGGCCTTGCAATTGGGGAACATATTATCGGGCCGCTTGATTTCAGTTGCGCCGGACACCGGATTGCACGAGATCGCCGAGCTGTTCCTGACCTATAATTTTTTGTTCATCCCGGTGGTGGATGACAAGGGCGTACAAAAAGGGGTGGTTAGCTTCAAGGACTCGCTGGACGAGTTGATGCCGACGCTCTACAAGACTTGGAAGAAGGATACGTGA
- a CDS encoding DUF1015 domain-containing protein, translating into MARIHPFRGLTYSPALAAKLDKLVTQPYDKIENPLQEKYYARDPHNVIRVIKSDETLKDPESLYPQAAATLKQWIAEGTLVEAHKPAFYLYYQTFTFNGKTYVRKGFMASVALEEEHVKSHEHTLAGPKADRLRLLRALETNDECIFMLYSDPHSTSVTVMDSIAKSHKPLLECRDDFGELHQVWAVTDGDLIEQLQKLLEPCDLFIADGHHRYETACNFKREAGAAGWKPVGHQGFDHRMMALFPMEDPGLVILPTHRLIRNVENFTAQKLVAALGESFSISPVSSADALFAQMDNVGTDQVFGMKAVGTRDNFYFLRANEPLGTTRTLGVTILHSQILENELGINAQVLTAGTHVEYVRSRQEAIDAVGHNGIQAAFLLNPTSVDDVKTVAAAGQRMPQKSTDFYPKLLAGLVMMKLDIQK; encoded by the coding sequence ATGGCCCGCATTCACCCTTTTCGTGGTCTAACCTATTCCCCCGCTTTGGCCGCGAAGCTCGACAAACTCGTCACGCAGCCCTACGACAAAATTGAAAACCCGCTGCAAGAAAAGTACTACGCGCGCGATCCGCACAACGTGATCCGTGTCATCAAGTCCGACGAAACGCTCAAAGACCCCGAGTCGCTCTACCCGCAAGCCGCAGCCACACTCAAACAGTGGATTGCCGAAGGCACTCTCGTCGAAGCGCATAAGCCGGCCTTCTATCTCTACTACCAGACTTTCACATTCAACGGCAAGACCTACGTCCGCAAGGGCTTCATGGCTTCCGTCGCGCTCGAAGAAGAGCACGTCAAGTCGCACGAACACACGTTGGCCGGCCCCAAGGCCGACCGTCTGCGCCTGCTGCGCGCACTCGAAACCAACGACGAGTGCATCTTCATGCTCTACTCCGATCCGCACAGCACCAGCGTCACGGTGATGGACTCAATTGCCAAGTCGCACAAGCCGCTGCTCGAGTGCCGCGACGATTTCGGCGAACTGCATCAGGTGTGGGCCGTGACGGACGGTGATCTGATTGAACAATTGCAGAAACTACTCGAACCGTGCGACCTGTTTATCGCCGACGGCCATCATCGCTACGAAACGGCCTGCAACTTCAAGCGCGAAGCGGGCGCCGCCGGGTGGAAACCGGTCGGTCACCAGGGCTTTGACCATCGCATGATGGCGCTGTTCCCTATGGAAGACCCCGGCCTCGTCATTTTGCCGACGCACCGGTTGATTCGCAATGTTGAGAATTTCACGGCGCAAAAACTCGTCGCCGCACTCGGTGAGAGCTTCAGCATATCGCCCGTCTCGAGCGCCGATGCACTGTTCGCGCAAATGGACAATGTCGGCACCGATCAGGTGTTTGGCATGAAAGCTGTCGGCACGCGCGACAACTTCTATTTCCTGCGGGCCAATGAACCGCTGGGCACCACGCGCACGCTGGGTGTGACCATCCTGCATTCACAAATTCTCGAAAACGAGCTCGGCATCAACGCGCAGGTGCTCACCGCCGGAACGCATGTCGAATATGTGCGCAGCCGTCAGGAAGCCATTGACGCCGTCGGTCACAATGGCATTCAGGCTGCTTTCCTGCTCAACCCGACCAGCGTGGACGACGTCAAAACTGTCGCCGCCGCCGGGCAACGCATGCCGCAAAAGTCCACCGACTTTTATCCCAAATTGCTCGCGGGTTTGGTCATGATGAAGCTCGACATACAAAAGTGA
- a CDS encoding class I SAM-dependent methyltransferase has translation MSFSNVYEDDRRAAAYDQLEFPGTYYLAFRDVPALIVQHVHGDIALDFGCGAGRSTRFLKKLGLQTVGADISEDMLARARVRDPQGLYIQTSETLDALGDGRFHLIFSAFTFDNIPTAEQKLVYFRELAARLHDGGRFINLVSSPEIYTHEWASFTTKHFPENKSARSGEQVKIIMTDVEDSRPVVDVIWSEAAYRDLYAQAGLQVLELHRPLGKPEEPFAWKSETTVAPWTIYVLGR, from the coding sequence ATGTCCTTCTCCAACGTTTACGAAGATGATCGCCGTGCCGCGGCCTACGACCAGCTCGAATTCCCCGGCACGTACTACCTGGCGTTTAGAGATGTTCCCGCACTGATTGTCCAGCATGTTCACGGCGACATTGCGCTTGATTTCGGTTGTGGTGCAGGACGCTCGACCCGCTTCTTAAAGAAACTCGGCCTGCAAACCGTCGGCGCGGACATTTCAGAAGACATGCTGGCGCGGGCGAGAGTACGCGATCCGCAGGGACTATATATTCAGACCAGTGAAACGCTCGACGCCTTAGGCGACGGGCGTTTTCATTTGATCTTCTCCGCGTTCACGTTCGACAACATTCCAACCGCCGAACAAAAGCTCGTCTATTTCCGGGAGCTCGCCGCGCGATTGCACGACGGCGGACGCTTCATCAATCTTGTCTCCTCCCCGGAAATCTACACGCACGAGTGGGCCTCGTTCACGACCAAACACTTCCCCGAGAACAAGTCCGCCCGCAGCGGGGAGCAGGTGAAGATCATCATGACCGACGTGGAAGACTCGCGGCCCGTCGTGGATGTGATATGGTCTGAAGCTGCATACCGCGATTTGTATGCGCAAGCTGGCTTGCAAGTTCTCGAGCTGCACCGCCCGCTCGGCAAACCCGAAGAGCCGTTCGCCTGGAAAAGCGAAACCACCGTCGCGCCGTGGACGATCTATGTGCTGGGACGGTAA
- a CDS encoding T9SS type A sorting domain-containing protein, translating into MKRALFTLFCTLSALAQWPTDPAQNLLICDHTGEQALPKIAALSDGGCYIAWQDLASGNYDIYLQRLDANGVPQWADPCGILISDYPQDTWLTDWDIATDVSDNCILAINDIRNGSDRDITVYSIGPEQDFRWGADGIALSSNDGFEPDPRILAMANGDVVFAWQEETFIHVRKLDADGNDVFDPELIYFTQANGVSIPRLAALDSTGFALSYLAQQGSQFTSPRYLYVRAYNDDGSARWVEPGIEIMNLSGIGIQMRPDLISDGAGGVYVYWYDARGNVHHCYVQHIENDGVAHWTANGVSVDASAAELQMSPSAVNTGIGVVIFYQATNTSQSQGGLQAQYLNTSGQPQWNMNGVVIAPLSAEPCFNVKAYVQNGNYAVFYSQYAPGSQISTLLRASQLTEAGQSAWTPAITTMCSAVSEKGRPYTCLNSFNQIIAAWPDARDGDMDIYAQNVNSSGSLGPLQDIPPLVRIDAPEDGAIVHAASVDLVFDVDHFNLGPNNREGSVLIFDNGIAVDTLQQDGVYSMPLVEGLNTIRVELFDLDLQPLEPRVVDSVHVTSLLPSISITWPWQPPDTLWWSNDNYPYIRFSVENFVVADSGGDGRLHLLVRDVWRGGDPNGSYHVTFDSIEVPVWYFTTNEVVLSLVGNDGFSLPTDVADTVYIQAWQVSADPIPDLLPTDFTITGTYPNPFNASTTIEYALPTPAHVTLDVIDITGRNVRTLLDSEQPAGLHRLTFDANGLPSGLYFVRLTAPGRTDARKIVLLK; encoded by the coding sequence ATGAAGCGCGCCTTATTCACTCTGTTCTGCACCCTCTCCGCACTTGCCCAGTGGCCGACCGATCCCGCGCAGAACCTGCTCATCTGCGATCACACCGGTGAACAAGCGCTGCCGAAGATTGCGGCCCTTTCCGATGGTGGTTGCTACATCGCCTGGCAGGATCTGGCCTCCGGGAACTATGACATCTACTTGCAGCGGTTGGACGCCAACGGCGTTCCGCAGTGGGCAGATCCCTGTGGCATACTGATTTCCGATTACCCGCAAGACACTTGGCTGACCGATTGGGATATTGCTACGGATGTGTCGGACAATTGTATTCTCGCGATTAACGACATTCGCAACGGCAGCGACCGCGACATTACGGTTTACAGCATCGGACCGGAGCAGGACTTTCGGTGGGGTGCGGATGGCATCGCGCTGTCGAGTAACGACGGCTTCGAACCCGACCCGCGAATTCTGGCCATGGCCAACGGAGATGTCGTATTTGCGTGGCAGGAAGAAACCTTTATCCACGTGCGTAAGCTCGACGCCGACGGCAACGATGTGTTTGATCCGGAGTTGATCTACTTCACCCAGGCGAATGGTGTTTCGATTCCGCGTCTGGCGGCGCTCGATAGCACCGGATTTGCTCTGTCCTACCTTGCGCAACAGGGTTCGCAATTCACGTCGCCGCGTTACCTCTATGTTCGCGCCTATAACGACGACGGCAGCGCAAGGTGGGTTGAACCCGGCATCGAGATCATGAACCTGAGCGGCATCGGCATCCAGATGCGCCCTGACCTGATCAGCGACGGCGCGGGCGGGGTCTACGTCTATTGGTACGATGCGCGCGGCAATGTGCATCACTGCTACGTCCAGCATATTGAGAATGACGGCGTGGCCCATTGGACCGCTAACGGCGTGAGCGTGGATGCCTCCGCCGCTGAATTGCAGATGTCGCCGTCCGCAGTCAATACCGGTATCGGGGTGGTGATTTTTTATCAGGCCACCAACACCAGTCAATCGCAAGGCGGCTTGCAAGCACAGTACCTGAACACGAGCGGACAGCCGCAATGGAACATGAACGGCGTGGTGATCGCACCGCTCTCCGCCGAGCCGTGCTTCAACGTGAAGGCCTATGTCCAGAACGGAAACTACGCCGTCTTCTATTCGCAGTATGCGCCGGGCAGTCAGATCAGCACACTCCTTCGCGCCAGCCAACTGACCGAGGCCGGGCAGTCGGCATGGACACCGGCGATCACGACAATGTGTTCCGCGGTCAGCGAAAAAGGCCGCCCGTATACCTGCCTGAATTCGTTCAATCAGATTATCGCGGCGTGGCCAGACGCCCGTGACGGCGACATGGACATCTATGCGCAGAACGTTAATTCCAGCGGCTCGCTCGGGCCGTTGCAGGATATTCCACCGCTCGTCCGCATTGATGCGCCAGAAGACGGTGCTATTGTGCATGCCGCGAGTGTTGATCTTGTGTTCGATGTTGACCACTTTAACCTTGGTCCGAACAACCGCGAAGGCTCCGTCCTGATATTTGATAACGGCATAGCGGTTGATACGCTTCAGCAAGACGGCGTGTATTCCATGCCGCTCGTCGAAGGGTTGAATACAATTCGTGTTGAACTGTTCGACCTTGATTTACAACCGCTCGAGCCGCGCGTGGTGGATTCTGTGCATGTGACTTCCTTGCTTCCCTCCATTTCAATCACGTGGCCCTGGCAGCCGCCGGACACTCTGTGGTGGAGCAATGACAACTATCCTTACATCCGGTTTTCGGTCGAGAATTTTGTCGTCGCTGATTCCGGTGGTGATGGTAGACTTCACTTACTGGTGCGGGATGTATGGCGTGGCGGTGATCCTAATGGATCATACCATGTGACATTTGATTCAATTGAAGTTCCTGTATGGTATTTTACGACAAACGAAGTTGTTCTCTCGCTGGTTGGAAACGATGGTTTTTCGTTGCCCACAGATGTTGCCGATACTGTGTATATCCAAGCCTGGCAAGTCTCCGCCGACCCCATCCCCGACCTGCTCCCCACCGACTTCACCATCACCGGCACCTACCCCAATCCCTTCAACGCCAGCACGACCATCGAATACGCACTGCCCACTCCGGCACACGTGACACTTGACGTCATTGACATCACCGGACGCAATGTGCGCACTCTGCTGGACTCTGAACAGCCCGCCGGATTGCACCGCCTGACCTTCGATGCGAATGGCTTGCCCAGCGGCCTCTACTTCGTGCGCCTGACCGCGCCGGGCCGGACCGATGCCCGCAAAATCGTCCTGCTGAAATAG
- a CDS encoding ferritin, with product MLSKKMYEALNAQVNHELESEYVYLQLAAWSKANNLEGFYNWMSHQAEEEREHAMKIHDFLIDSGHEVELTGIDKPKLTIKSPVDIFRASLKHEQKISKNIHDCYTVALAEKCYRSQVMLHWFIEEQLEEEATASSILDKLEALKDSPSSVYWIDKELKKRGKE from the coding sequence ATGCTGTCGAAAAAAATGTACGAAGCGCTGAACGCGCAAGTCAATCACGAACTCGAAAGCGAGTACGTTTATCTGCAACTCGCCGCGTGGTCCAAGGCCAATAACCTCGAAGGTTTCTATAACTGGATGAGCCATCAGGCCGAAGAAGAGCGCGAACACGCCATGAAGATCCACGACTTCTTGATTGACAGCGGTCACGAAGTCGAGTTGACGGGCATTGACAAACCGAAGCTCACGATCAAGTCGCCCGTGGATATTTTCCGCGCGTCACTCAAGCACGAGCAAAAGATTTCCAAGAACATTCACGACTGCTACACCGTCGCGCTGGCCGAAAAGTGCTACCGCTCGCAAGTCATGCTGCACTGGTTCATCGAAGAACAGCTCGAAGAAGAAGCCACCGCATCCTCGATCCTCGACAAACTCGAAGCGCTGAAAGACAGCCCGTCATCCGTCTATTGGATTGACAAGGAATTGAAGAAGCGCGGGAAAGAGTAA
- a CDS encoding zinc ribbon domain-containing protein: MESCPNCGQAVAASDTYCHNCGAKVGGRHRPNGITILAVMMIILGSLGLLGSFLDVPTTLLGMILTGTPAALIGLLESGVVVYCGIGFLRMSDLARKAMIGLMIYRIINGLLIIPRLDEYRALADPSTNRIDSPMANTIGHFTGIIISGLMIAFLHSIREKFADKPKPISE, from the coding sequence ATGGAATCCTGCCCAAACTGCGGCCAGGCGGTTGCCGCCAGTGATACTTATTGCCATAACTGCGGTGCTAAGGTTGGCGGTCGCCACAGGCCTAACGGCATCACCATCCTTGCGGTGATGATGATTATTCTTGGGTCGCTGGGTTTATTGGGTTCGTTTCTGGATGTTCCGACGACCTTGCTTGGTATGATCCTCACAGGCACTCCGGCTGCCCTTATCGGACTTCTCGAATCAGGCGTAGTCGTCTATTGCGGGATAGGCTTCCTGCGCATGAGCGATCTAGCCCGCAAGGCAATGATCGGACTGATGATCTATCGAATTATCAACGGGCTGTTGATTATTCCAAGATTGGACGAATATCGGGCGCTGGCCGATCCGAGCACAAATCGGATTGATTCCCCGATGGCTAATACAATCGGCCACTTCACAGGAATAATCATCAGCGGGCTGATGATCGCATTCTTGCATTCGATACGAGAGAAATTCGCGGATAAGCCTAAGCCGATTTCCGAATAG
- a CDS encoding ferredoxin family protein, with the protein MTFVITEKCLGERYASCMQVCPVYCIYPAELKGEIFAVIDPELCIDCGACVPECPVEAIVDDPDLAPEWAKINSDLAPQFKDSPMPDVRPATDPPRKGNVYNDPRKK; encoded by the coding sequence GTGACTTTTGTCATCACCGAAAAATGCCTCGGCGAACGCTACGCCTCCTGCATGCAGGTCTGCCCGGTCTATTGCATCTACCCGGCAGAACTCAAAGGCGAAATCTTCGCTGTGATTGATCCCGAACTGTGCATTGACTGCGGTGCCTGCGTCCCGGAATGTCCCGTCGAAGCCATCGTGGACGACCCCGATCTGGCGCCCGAATGGGCCAAGATCAACTCGGATCTCGCACCCCAATTCAAAGACAGCCCCATGCCCGACGTGCGACCGGCCACTGATCCGCCGCGCAAAGGCAATGTGTATAACGATCCCCGAAAGAAATAG
- a CDS encoding aldo/keto reductase, with amino-acid sequence METRRLGKSGLQVSELALGTMTMGWRNDERESHQILDVAFDHGITLIDTADIYSRWVEGNPGGVSETYIGNWLKTKSRYDVVIATKARGRMWDGPSGEGLSRMHLIKACEDSLRRLKIDHIDLYQCHYPDESTPIEETVEALGELVHQGKVRYLGLSNFPAWMHAKMNGYAAMKGEPAFVSTQPKYNLVCRRDVEKELAPYCTDAEVGVIPYSPLEGGLLTGKYRPNEESPANARHTINGRAQDKLTPQVVRTLESLAHVAAQRGETMTQTALVWMLSKEFITSPIIGATSVEQLLDSIPAAGKRLSLEELDLLDAVSEGL; translated from the coding sequence ATGGAAACCAGACGACTCGGAAAATCCGGACTGCAAGTCTCCGAACTTGCCCTCGGAACTATGACCATGGGCTGGCGCAATGATGAGCGCGAATCGCATCAAATTCTGGATGTCGCGTTCGATCACGGCATCACGCTGATTGACACCGCCGACATCTACTCGCGCTGGGTCGAGGGCAATCCCGGCGGCGTGTCGGAAACCTATATCGGCAATTGGCTGAAAACCAAGTCGCGCTACGACGTCGTCATCGCCACCAAGGCGCGCGGCCGTATGTGGGACGGCCCGTCCGGTGAAGGACTGTCGCGGATGCACCTGATCAAAGCGTGCGAAGATTCGCTGCGCCGCTTGAAGATTGATCACATCGATCTCTATCAGTGCCATTATCCTGATGAGAGCACCCCGATCGAAGAAACCGTTGAAGCGCTCGGCGAACTCGTGCATCAAGGCAAGGTGCGCTATCTCGGCCTGTCGAATTTCCCCGCGTGGATGCACGCCAAGATGAACGGCTACGCCGCGATGAAAGGCGAACCCGCGTTCGTCTCCACGCAGCCGAAATATAATCTCGTCTGCCGCCGCGACGTGGAAAAGGAACTCGCGCCCTACTGCACCGATGCCGAAGTCGGCGTGATTCCCTATTCGCCGCTCGAAGGCGGTTTGTTGACGGGCAAATATCGTCCCAACGAAGAGAGCCCGGCTAACGCGCGCCACACGATCAACGGCCGCGCGCAGGACAAACTCACCCCGCAGGTCGTGCGCACGCTCGAATCGCTCGCGCATGTCGCTGCGCAGCGCGGCGAAACCATGACGCAGACTGCGCTCGTATGGATGCTCTCCAAAGAGTTCATCACCAGCCCGATTATCGGCGCGACATCGGTTGAACAGCTCCTCGATTCCATTCCCGCCGCCGGCAAGCGCCTGTCGCTCGAAGAGCTCGACCTGCTCGACGCCGTCAGCGAAGGATTGTAA